In one window of Streptomyces griseus subsp. griseus DNA:
- a CDS encoding pseudouridine synthase: MRSSGRNSGSGGSGRSGGGAGGGGRSGGGSFRQGQGGGGQGGRPGGQGGGGRGGSGQGGRPGASGGRPGGQGGRPTGQGGRPTGQGGRGGSQGGRPGGQGGRSQDGRPSYQGSRDEEQRPRRPRPEERRYDVGNDAPGARSEQDGPRKGRGSAARGGAKGGPKSAQGGSGRTGGFRRAAPSRPRELDAKIEQRNRDRYANKPEINLPKTHPGAEQEGERLQKVLARAGMGSRRACEELIEQSRVEVNGEIVVEQGMRVDVHQDEIKVDGLTVAAQSYLFFALNKPAGVVSSMEDPDGRQCLGDYVTNRETRLFHVGRLDTETEGIIMLTNHGELAHRLTHPKYGVKKTYLAAIQGPLPRDLGKRLKDGIQLEDGYARADHFRVVENTGKNYLVEVTLHEGRKHIVRRMLAEAGFPVERLVRTSFGPIPLGDQKSGWLRRLTNTEVGMLMREVGL, encoded by the coding sequence ATGCGAAGCAGTGGCAGGAACAGCGGAAGCGGCGGCAGCGGCCGGAGCGGCGGCGGCGCGGGCGGTGGCGGCCGCAGCGGCGGCGGCTCCTTCCGCCAGGGCCAGGGCGGCGGTGGCCAGGGTGGCCGCCCCGGCGGCCAGGGCGGCGGCGGACGCGGCGGCAGCGGCCAGGGCGGACGGCCCGGAGCCTCGGGTGGCCGCCCGGGCGGCCAGGGCGGACGGCCCACCGGCCAGGGCGGACGGCCCACCGGCCAGGGCGGACGCGGCGGCTCGCAGGGCGGGCGTCCCGGCGGCCAGGGCGGGCGCTCCCAGGACGGGCGTCCCAGCTACCAGGGCAGCCGTGACGAGGAGCAGCGTCCCCGCCGTCCCCGCCCCGAGGAGCGCCGCTACGACGTGGGCAACGACGCCCCCGGCGCCCGGTCCGAGCAGGACGGCCCCCGCAAGGGCCGCGGCTCGGCGGCCCGCGGCGGTGCCAAGGGCGGCCCGAAGTCCGCACAGGGCGGCTCCGGCCGCACCGGCGGTTTCCGCCGTGCCGCTCCTTCGCGCCCGCGTGAGCTGGACGCCAAGATCGAACAGCGCAACCGCGACCGGTACGCGAACAAGCCCGAGATCAACCTCCCCAAGACCCACCCGGGCGCCGAGCAGGAGGGTGAGCGGCTGCAGAAGGTCCTCGCCCGGGCCGGTATGGGTTCGCGCCGCGCGTGCGAGGAACTGATCGAGCAGTCCCGGGTCGAGGTCAACGGCGAGATCGTCGTGGAGCAGGGCATGCGGGTCGATGTCCACCAGGACGAGATCAAGGTCGACGGCCTGACCGTCGCCGCGCAGTCCTACCTGTTCTTCGCGCTGAACAAGCCCGCGGGCGTCGTCTCCTCGATGGAGGACCCGGACGGCCGCCAGTGCCTCGGCGACTACGTGACCAACCGCGAGACGCGGCTGTTCCACGTCGGCCGTCTCGACACCGAGACGGAGGGCATCATCATGCTCACCAACCACGGTGAGCTGGCCCACCGCCTCACCCACCCGAAGTACGGCGTGAAGAAGACCTACCTGGCCGCCATCCAGGGCCCCCTGCCGCGTGACCTCGGCAAGCGGCTCAAGGACGGCATCCAGCTGGAGGACGGCTACGCCCGCGCCGACCACTTCCGCGTCGTCGAGAACACCGGGAAGAACTACCTGGTCGAGGTGACCCTCCACGAGGGCCGCAAGCACATCGTGCGCCGGATGCTGGCCGAGGCCGGCTTCCCGGTCGAGCGCCTCGTGCGGACGTCCTTCGGGCCGATCCCACTGGGCGACCAGAAGTCCGGCTGGCTGCGCCGCCTCACCAACACCGAGGTCGGCATGCTGATGCGCGAGGTCGGTCTCTGA
- the scpB gene encoding SMC-Scp complex subunit ScpB, with amino-acid sequence MSEQPSQGDGGSAVASLDLKPALEAVLMVVDEPATVDQLAKVVQRPRRAVADALRELADEYTVQRRGFDLRLVAGGWRFYTRPEYAAAVEGFVLDGQHARLTQAALETLAVVAYRQPVSRSRVSAVRGVNCDGVMRTLLQRGLVAEAGAEPETGAILYRTTNYFLERMGLRGLDELPELAPFLPEADAIEAETLEGVPSFDPDAPDTPDTHADDKTEF; translated from the coding sequence ATGAGTGAGCAGCCGAGCCAGGGGGACGGCGGGAGCGCCGTCGCCTCCCTCGACCTCAAGCCCGCCCTCGAAGCGGTCCTCATGGTCGTCGACGAGCCCGCCACCGTCGACCAGCTGGCCAAGGTGGTCCAGCGGCCCCGCAGAGCCGTGGCGGACGCGCTGCGGGAGCTGGCCGACGAGTACACCGTGCAGCGCCGGGGCTTCGACCTGCGGCTGGTGGCGGGCGGCTGGCGGTTCTACACCCGCCCCGAGTACGCGGCGGCCGTCGAGGGCTTCGTCCTGGACGGCCAGCACGCCCGGCTGACCCAGGCCGCGCTGGAGACCCTGGCGGTGGTCGCCTACCGGCAGCCGGTGAGCCGCTCCAGGGTCTCGGCGGTGCGCGGAGTCAACTGCGACGGCGTCATGCGGACCCTCCTCCAGAGGGGCCTGGTGGCCGAGGCGGGCGCGGAACCCGAAACAGGTGCGATCCTGTACAGGACGACGAACTACTTTCTGGAGCGAATGGGCCTGCGCGGCCTGGACGAGCTCCCGGAACTCGCGCCCTTCCTCCCCGAGGCGGACGCGATCGAGGCTGAGACGCTAGAGGGTGTGCCGTCGTTCGATCCGGACGCACCGGACACCCCGGATACTCACGCAGACGACAAGACGGAATTTTGA
- a CDS encoding segregation and condensation protein A — MPPPHDPAAPRRRALGRGPGAVVPPAEPLEASAEAEEAAPEPVEVPEAVPVPEVPESAPEPVQAGSEPVREPEVLPGPEAPPEPEEAPEASDDKRFTVRLVNFEGPFDLLLQLISRHKLDVTEVALSKVTDEFMAYIRAMGPDWDLDQTTEFLVVAATLLDLKAARLLPAAEVEDEADLALLEARDLLFARLLQYRAYKQIADIFSGRLEAEARRHPRTVGLEDHHAALLPEVVISIGPEGFAELAVKAMQPKPKPQVYVDHIHAPLVSVREQAGIVVERLREAGAAMSFRVLTEDAPDTLTVVARFLALLELYREKAVTLDQDEALGDLMVAWCGGADAEPVVTDEFDQELNGTAEQEEDVRDE, encoded by the coding sequence ATGCCGCCGCCCCACGACCCCGCCGCCCCGCGCCGCCGTGCCCTGGGGCGGGGGCCGGGGGCGGTGGTGCCGCCGGCGGAGCCTCTGGAGGCGTCTGCGGAGGCGGAGGAGGCGGCTCCGGAGCCCGTGGAGGTGCCGGAAGCCGTTCCCGTACCGGAGGTCCCGGAAAGCGCGCCGGAGCCCGTACAGGCCGGGTCCGAGCCCGTACGGGAGCCGGAGGTCCTGCCCGGCCCGGAGGCCCCGCCCGAGCCCGAGGAAGCGCCGGAAGCGTCCGACGACAAGCGCTTCACCGTCCGCCTGGTGAACTTCGAGGGGCCCTTCGACCTGCTCCTCCAGCTGATCTCCCGGCACAAGCTGGACGTGACCGAGGTCGCGCTCTCGAAGGTCACCGACGAGTTCATGGCGTACATCCGCGCCATGGGACCGGACTGGGACCTCGACCAGACCACCGAGTTCCTCGTCGTCGCCGCCACCCTGCTGGACCTGAAGGCCGCCCGGCTGCTGCCCGCCGCCGAGGTGGAGGACGAGGCGGACCTGGCGCTCCTGGAGGCGCGGGACCTGCTCTTCGCGCGGCTGCTCCAGTACCGGGCGTACAAGCAGATCGCCGACATCTTCAGCGGACGCCTGGAGGCCGAGGCCCGCCGTCACCCCCGTACCGTCGGCCTGGAGGACCACCACGCGGCGCTGCTGCCCGAGGTCGTCATCAGCATCGGGCCCGAGGGGTTCGCCGAGCTGGCGGTCAAGGCGATGCAGCCGAAGCCGAAGCCCCAGGTGTACGTCGACCACATCCACGCCCCGCTGGTCAGCGTGCGGGAGCAGGCGGGCATCGTGGTGGAGCGGCTGCGCGAGGCCGGGGCGGCGATGAGCTTCCGGGTGCTCACCGAGGACGCCCCCGACACCCTCACCGTGGTCGCCCGCTTCCTGGCCCTGCTGGAGCTGTACCGGGAGAAGGCCGTCACCCTGGACCAGGACGAGGCGCTGGGCGACCTGATGGTGGCCTGGTGCGGCGGGGCGGACGCGGAGCCGGTGGTGACGGACGAGTTCGACCAGGAGCTGAACGGGACGGCCGAGCAGGAGGAGGACGTACGGGATGAGTGA
- a CDS encoding ParA family protein yields MPARGLSPIGLEAVGSVAVRTFATQQHMTTAPQMMDGLHVNATAGNESGRNTDRFADFAEVPEGHFYDPDAEYEPDPEYAATLAPDAARQRRERIGPTGRPLPYFPIPGPLTDHGPAKIIAMCNQKGGVGKTTSTINLGAALAEYGRRVLLVDFDPQGALSVGLGVNPMELDLTVYNLLMERGMAADEVLLKTAVPNMDLLPSNIDLSAAEVQLVSEVARESTLQRALKPLMADYDYIVIDCQPSLGLLTVNALTAAHKVIVPLECEFFALRGVALLTETIEKVQERLNPELELDGILATMYDSRTVHSREVLARVVEAFDEHVYHTVIGRTVRFPETTVAGEPITTYASNSVGAAAYRQLAREVLARCHAE; encoded by the coding sequence ATGCCTGCACGGGGTCTGAGCCCGATCGGGCTCGAAGCTGTCGGCTCCGTCGCTGTCCGCACCTTCGCCACCCAACAGCACATGACGACAGCCCCCCAGATGATGGACGGCCTACACGTGAACGCCACGGCCGGCAACGAGAGTGGCCGGAACACCGACCGCTTCGCCGACTTCGCCGAGGTGCCCGAGGGGCACTTCTACGACCCCGACGCCGAGTACGAGCCCGACCCGGAGTACGCGGCCACGCTCGCGCCCGACGCCGCGCGCCAGCGCCGCGAGCGCATCGGCCCGACCGGACGGCCCCTGCCGTACTTCCCGATCCCGGGCCCCCTGACCGACCACGGCCCCGCGAAGATCATCGCGATGTGCAACCAGAAGGGCGGCGTCGGCAAGACCACGTCGACCATCAACCTGGGTGCCGCGCTCGCCGAGTACGGACGCCGCGTCCTGCTCGTCGACTTCGACCCGCAGGGCGCCCTCTCGGTCGGCCTCGGGGTCAACCCGATGGAACTCGACCTGACCGTCTACAACCTGCTCATGGAGCGGGGCATGGCGGCCGACGAGGTCCTGCTGAAGACCGCCGTCCCCAACATGGACCTGCTGCCGAGCAACATCGACCTCTCGGCCGCCGAGGTGCAGCTCGTCAGCGAGGTGGCCCGCGAGTCCACGCTCCAGCGCGCCCTGAAGCCGCTGATGGCCGACTACGACTACATCGTGATCGACTGTCAGCCCTCGCTCGGCCTGCTCACCGTGAACGCCCTGACGGCCGCTCACAAGGTCATAGTGCCGCTGGAGTGCGAGTTCTTCGCGCTGCGCGGGGTGGCACTGCTCACCGAGACCATCGAGAAGGTCCAGGAGCGGCTCAACCCCGAACTGGAACTCGACGGCATCCTCGCCACCATGTACGACTCCCGTACGGTGCACAGCCGCGAGGTCCTGGCGCGCGTCGTCGAGGCCTTCGACGAGCACGTCTACCACACGGTCATCGGGCGCACGGTCCGTTTCCCGGAGACCACGGTCGCCGGTGAGCCCATCACCACGTACGCCTCCAACTCGGTCGGTGCCGCCGCCTATCGCCAGCTCGCCAGGGAGGTGCTCGCCCGGTGTCACGCCGAGTGA
- the ald gene encoding alanine dehydrogenase — protein sequence MKVGIPREVKNNEFRVAITPAGVHELVRHGHQVVIEKDAGAGSSIPDQEYVAAGAQILGTADEVWATADLLLKVKEPVAEEYHRLRKGQTLFTYLHLAASRECTDALLASGTTAIAYETVETAGRALPLLAPMSEVAGRLAPQVGAYHLMRSVGGRGVLPGGVPGTHAGRAVVIGGGVSGWNATQIAVGLGFHVTLLDRDINKLREADRIFGTKVQTVVSNAFELEKAVVEADLVIGAVLIPGAKAPKLVTNELVAKMKPGSVLVDIAIDQGGCFEDSHPTTHAEPTFQVHDSVFYCVANMPGAVPNTSTYALTNATLPYIVELANRGWADALRRDAALAKGLNTHEGQVVYREVAEAHGLPHVELGTLLG from the coding sequence GTGAAGGTCGGCATCCCCCGCGAAGTCAAGAACAACGAGTTCCGGGTGGCGATCACCCCCGCCGGAGTGCATGAGCTCGTCCGCCACGGCCACCAGGTCGTCATCGAGAAGGACGCCGGTGCCGGCTCGTCCATCCCGGACCAGGAGTACGTCGCCGCCGGTGCGCAGATCCTGGGCACCGCCGACGAGGTCTGGGCCACCGCCGACCTGCTGCTGAAGGTCAAGGAGCCGGTCGCCGAGGAGTACCACCGCCTCCGCAAGGGTCAGACCCTCTTCACGTACCTGCACCTCGCCGCCTCCCGCGAGTGCACCGACGCGCTGCTGGCCTCCGGTACCACCGCCATCGCCTACGAGACGGTCGAGACCGCGGGCCGCGCGCTCCCGCTGCTCGCCCCGATGTCCGAGGTCGCGGGCCGTCTCGCCCCGCAGGTCGGCGCTTACCACCTGATGCGCTCGGTCGGCGGCCGTGGCGTCCTCCCCGGCGGCGTCCCCGGCACCCACGCCGGCCGCGCGGTCGTCATCGGTGGCGGCGTCTCCGGCTGGAACGCCACCCAGATCGCCGTGGGCCTCGGCTTCCACGTCACGCTGCTGGACCGCGACATCAACAAGCTGCGCGAGGCCGACAGGATCTTCGGCACCAAGGTGCAGACCGTCGTCTCCAACGCCTTCGAGCTGGAGAAGGCCGTCGTCGAGGCAGACCTCGTCATCGGCGCCGTGCTGATCCCCGGAGCCAAGGCCCCGAAGCTGGTCACCAACGAGCTCGTCGCCAAGATGAAGCCCGGAAGTGTACTTGTCGACATTGCAATTGATCAGGGCGGGTGCTTCGAGGACTCGCACCCGACCACCCACGCCGAGCCGACCTTCCAGGTCCACGATTCGGTCTTCTACTGCGTCGCCAACATGCCCGGCGCGGTCCCGAACACCTCCACGTACGCGCTCACCAACGCCACGCTGCCGTACATCGTGGAGCTGGCGAACCGTGGCTGGGCCGACGCCCTGCGCCGCGACGCCGCACTGGCCAAGGGCCTCAACACCCATGAGGGCCAGGTCGTTTACCGCGAGGTGGCCGAGGCGCACGGCCTCCCGCACGTCGAGCTGGGCACCCTGCTCGGCTGA